The Lentisphaera araneosa HTCC2155 genome has a segment encoding these proteins:
- a CDS encoding alpha-L-fucosidase produces MITKKIKTSLTVASLVLAGQSSFANDSDKHKPAGEFVQSKEAESLTPENALPVYDGSWEALQKMPVPAWFDDGKIGIFIHWGPYSVIGYHKNGRGYAEHVPKMIYRDKHNYYGSMKKRWGSKPPEFGYKDIIPEFKAEKWDPDAWAKLFKDVGAKYVVLTAEHHDGWANWDSELTPWNAVDRGPKRDIVGDLGEAVKKLGLKYAPSYHRERHQTFFAKKSYTVNAEPLPDIAEEIKRVPEAASLYGPFGVTKAFVDDYVARWKEIQEKYHPDFLWMDDFPIYTRDGNNVRAGVARPEVKYFDDQVRGMITDFMNHGAARGQAVYVNNKGGNRNWPDGVGCLEKDNLKLKVIGPKWQSCTTFGTSFGFLENDQYKSIKNIIHEMIEVVSRNGNFLVNIGPKADGTIPEPQMERLRAMGEWLKINAAAIYGSRYWKVCGQKRDHIAFTTNGKKLYAIKLQEPKAAFTITGTAGWSAEQIQGVRLLGSDATIAWQMTEQGLRITPPADLGTSMYAWTFEIMTDEEQHTPNVIVKSAAIALKGTKQVDLDGYHHGPARHPKVKPFIIEGAAISTEVSSKRDGFKKISAPKASEYQVYSNQPTNNDPIATLTDGKLSNGFGPIFGNGTHNGAYKMDLGTVKEVSAITTWSANKKNVRGAQKLVIYASRSETDPGWDLSKYSVLGIIDTGKAKETFVAASLRASAKQSLGSYRWIVWAVSPVTTASGGENTAFQELSVETVK; encoded by the coding sequence ATGATCACAAAAAAAATAAAAACTAGCCTCACGGTTGCTTCCCTAGTCCTTGCCGGCCAGTCATCATTCGCGAACGATAGCGATAAGCATAAGCCTGCAGGGGAGTTCGTTCAATCGAAAGAGGCCGAATCGCTAACGCCGGAGAATGCATTGCCCGTGTACGACGGCAGTTGGGAAGCACTGCAAAAGATGCCGGTCCCCGCCTGGTTTGATGACGGTAAGATAGGGATCTTCATTCACTGGGGACCTTATAGTGTGATTGGCTACCACAAGAACGGACGCGGCTATGCCGAACATGTACCCAAGATGATTTACAGGGATAAGCATAATTATTACGGCTCTATGAAGAAGCGCTGGGGCAGTAAGCCTCCAGAATTTGGATATAAGGACATTATTCCCGAGTTCAAGGCCGAAAAATGGGATCCCGACGCGTGGGCTAAACTGTTCAAAGATGTCGGCGCTAAATATGTGGTACTGACGGCAGAACACCATGATGGCTGGGCCAACTGGGATTCCGAACTTACACCGTGGAATGCCGTCGATAGAGGTCCGAAACGGGACATTGTCGGCGACCTGGGCGAAGCGGTGAAAAAACTGGGACTCAAATATGCGCCTTCTTATCACCGAGAGCGGCACCAGACTTTCTTTGCGAAGAAATCTTATACGGTGAACGCGGAGCCTCTGCCGGATATTGCGGAGGAGATAAAGCGCGTGCCTGAAGCTGCCTCCCTCTATGGCCCATTTGGCGTAACGAAAGCATTTGTCGATGACTACGTGGCGCGTTGGAAGGAAATCCAGGAGAAATACCATCCCGACTTTCTGTGGATGGATGACTTCCCGATCTATACCCGTGATGGCAACAATGTGCGAGCAGGAGTCGCTAGACCGGAGGTCAAATATTTCGACGACCAAGTCCGAGGCATGATCACCGACTTCATGAACCACGGTGCTGCGCGTGGACAGGCGGTCTACGTGAACAACAAGGGTGGCAACCGCAACTGGCCGGATGGGGTCGGGTGTCTCGAGAAGGACAACCTGAAGCTCAAGGTGATCGGTCCAAAGTGGCAAAGCTGCACGACCTTTGGCACCTCTTTTGGCTTCCTCGAAAATGATCAATATAAATCTATAAAAAACATTATCCACGAGATGATCGAGGTCGTCAGTCGCAACGGAAACTTCTTGGTCAACATCGGGCCGAAAGCCGATGGGACGATTCCGGAGCCGCAGATGGAGCGTTTGCGTGCCATGGGCGAGTGGTTAAAAATCAATGCCGCTGCTATTTATGGTAGTCGTTACTGGAAAGTCTGTGGTCAGAAGCGTGACCATATCGCCTTCACCACCAACGGAAAGAAGCTCTACGCGATCAAGCTGCAAGAACCGAAGGCCGCTTTCACCATCACCGGCACGGCAGGCTGGAGCGCGGAGCAGATTCAGGGCGTTCGCTTGTTAGGCTCGGATGCTACAATTGCATGGCAGATGACTGAACAAGGCCTACGCATTACACCGCCCGCAGACTTGGGCACGAGCATGTACGCATGGACTTTTGAGATCATGACTGACGAGGAGCAGCATACCCCCAACGTGATCGTCAAGAGCGCTGCGATAGCCCTGAAGGGAACGAAGCAGGTCGATCTTGACGGGTACCATCATGGTCCGGCTCGTCACCCAAAGGTAAAGCCTTTCATCATCGAAGGAGCCGCGATAAGCACCGAAGTATCGTCAAAAAGAGATGGATTTAAGAAAATATCAGCCCCAAAGGCATCTGAATATCAGGTATATTCAAATCAGCCAACGAACAATGACCCCATTGCGACTTTGACCGATGGTAAACTTAGTAATGGCTTCGGTCCCATTTTTGGCAATGGCACCCACAATGGAGCTTACAAAATGGATCTCGGCACGGTTAAAGAAGTGTCTGCTATTACGACTTGGTCGGCGAATAAAAAGAATGTTCGCGGCGCACAAAAATTAGTGATCTATGCGAGTCGCTCGGAGACCGACCCCGGTTGGGATCTAAGTAAGTACAGCGTATTGGGAATCATCGACACAGGTAAGGCGAAAGAGACCTTCGTCGCTGCATCTTTGCGGGCATCCGCTAAGCAATCTCTCGGAAGCTACCGCTGGATTGTGTGGGCAGTATCCCCTGTCACCACAGCGAGTGGCGGTGAAAATACCGCATTTCAAGAACTCTCGGTTGAAACCGTAAAATAA
- a CDS encoding arylsulfatase, protein MKIFALSAILYNSLLVGTNYKVRKLLIKVVPKRFIVLILLAFGPAALAADRPNIVIILADDAGFSDLGCFGGEIETPNLDSLAAKGLRFTEFYNSARCWPSRAALMTGSYDNYLNKNRITIPQVLKTTGYKTAMVGKWHLGGKSFDPNGPNAPMNRGFDDFYGTLHGAGSYYDPMTLTRNRKSMEPDHESFYYTDKIGEEAVRQIKALAKAEQPFFQYIAFTAPHWPIHAPEKTIQKYIKRYEGGWEKLRKDRYTRMLKMGIIDEKRFPLPPMEPNVKPWDKVDHKPWRIRNMAVYAAMVDHMDQAIGRVIDALKSSEQFDNTFIFYCHDNGACSEVLHGNGWGTADNILAKVKQQGKKLAVGNVNSVPMGGPLTYGSVGPNWACTQNTPMRRYKKNVHNGGACTPAIMHWPVGLKAEPGSISRQRGHVVDLMATCLELAGAKYPETLNGIPLKPHASLSLVPAIVGKDLPRDHAYFFDHGGTHALVIGNYKLVREPNSPWELYNLSENRTETKNIVREHPEVVSELSKLWKRWSTKKLN, encoded by the coding sequence ATGAAAATTTTTGCTCTATCAGCTATCCTTTATAATTCACTTTTAGTTGGGACAAATTACAAAGTAAGAAAATTGTTGATCAAAGTTGTACCCAAGAGATTTATTGTACTTATCTTGCTGGCATTTGGTCCTGCTGCACTAGCAGCGGATCGTCCAAACATCGTCATCATTCTCGCTGACGATGCGGGATTCTCGGATCTTGGCTGTTTCGGCGGGGAAATAGAGACTCCCAACCTTGACTCTCTGGCAGCCAAAGGGCTTCGCTTCACCGAGTTTTATAACTCGGCACGCTGTTGGCCGAGCCGAGCTGCCCTCATGACCGGGAGTTATGACAATTATCTCAATAAAAACCGCATAACCATACCTCAGGTTCTTAAGACAACGGGATATAAAACGGCCATGGTTGGAAAATGGCACCTTGGAGGGAAAAGCTTTGATCCAAACGGTCCGAACGCTCCGATGAATCGGGGATTCGATGACTTTTACGGCACCCTGCATGGAGCTGGTTCCTATTATGATCCAATGACTCTGACCCGCAATAGAAAGAGCATGGAGCCCGACCATGAGAGCTTTTACTACACCGACAAGATCGGCGAGGAGGCTGTTCGCCAGATCAAAGCTCTGGCCAAAGCTGAACAACCCTTCTTCCAATATATTGCCTTCACTGCACCACATTGGCCCATTCACGCTCCGGAAAAAACCATTCAGAAGTATATCAAACGATACGAGGGTGGCTGGGAGAAACTGCGCAAAGACAGGTATACGCGCATGCTCAAGATGGGGATCATTGATGAAAAGCGCTTCCCTTTGCCGCCGATGGAGCCGAACGTCAAACCATGGGACAAGGTGGATCATAAACCCTGGCGCATCCGCAACATGGCCGTCTATGCCGCAATGGTTGACCATATGGACCAGGCTATCGGCCGAGTCATTGATGCTCTGAAAAGCTCCGAACAATTTGACAATACATTCATCTTCTATTGTCACGACAACGGTGCCTGTTCTGAAGTACTTCACGGAAATGGCTGGGGTACTGCCGACAACATCCTGGCCAAGGTCAAACAACAGGGCAAAAAGCTTGCCGTGGGCAATGTTAACAGCGTCCCCATGGGAGGACCGTTGACTTACGGCAGTGTGGGCCCGAACTGGGCCTGTACCCAGAACACTCCGATGCGCCGTTACAAGAAGAACGTTCACAATGGCGGCGCATGCACACCCGCAATCATGCACTGGCCCGTCGGTCTAAAGGCGGAACCCGGCTCCATCTCCCGGCAAAGGGGGCATGTGGTCGACTTGATGGCTACCTGCCTTGAGCTTGCAGGTGCCAAGTATCCCGAAACGCTTAACGGCATTCCCCTCAAACCGCATGCAAGCCTCTCTCTGGTTCCTGCCATCGTCGGCAAGGACCTACCGCGGGATCATGCTTATTTCTTTGATCACGGGGGCACGCACGCCCTTGTAATAGGCAATTACAAGCTTGTTCGCGAACCCAATAGCCCCTGGGAGCTCTATAACCTATCTGAGAACCGAACCGAGACCAAGAATATTGTCCGGGAACACCCTGAGGTGGTCAGCGAACTCTCCAAGCTATGGAAACGCTGGTCCACAAAAAAACTCAATTAG
- a CDS encoding sulfatase-like hydrolase/transferase, translating into MSAAETATTSPNLIVIFTDDQGYEDLGYFGAPKIKTPHIDRMANEGMRFTDFYVANSVCSPSRAALLTACYPDRVGIPNILFPGQSLNPEETSIVDLLKAKGYANMCVGKWHIGHKPERLPTRHVFDAYYGIPYSNDMELDPTAIFIISCPSRIPLSL; encoded by the coding sequence TTGTCAGCCGCGGAAACTGCCACCACCTCCCCTAACCTTATCGTCATTTTTACCGATGATCAAGGCTACGAGGACTTGGGCTACTTCGGTGCTCCCAAAATCAAAACTCCCCATATCGACCGCATGGCAAATGAAGGCATGCGCTTTACCGACTTCTATGTAGCCAACTCGGTCTGCTCACCTTCACGGGCAGCGCTTCTGACAGCTTGTTATCCGGATCGCGTCGGAATTCCCAATATACTCTTTCCAGGCCAAAGCCTCAATCCGGAAGAAACAAGCATTGTCGATTTGCTCAAGGCCAAAGGCTACGCCAACATGTGCGTGGGTAAATGGCATATAGGTCACAAGCCGGAACGCCTCCCTACTCGTCACGTTTTTGACGCCTATTACGGCATCCCTTATAGCAATGACATGGAACTCGATCCCACTGCTATTTTTATAATCTCCTGTCCCTCTAGAATCCCCCTGTCCCTCTAG
- a CDS encoding alpha-L-fucosidase: MKEKNKYHLQLVLALIMALPFMTARADEIADSAMDKLWGERLELDAGERGSWFKQAKYAMFIHWGLYSELAGDWKGKTYFGIGEWIMNKYLAGISVDDYRALAKDFNPVKFDAKAWVSLAKQSGMKYIVITAKHHDGFAMYGSKASSYNIVDASPFKRDPLKELADECRKQGLGFGFYYSQYQDWNEKDAYGNAWDFNPKDAQFDKYFKEKCEPQVRELVTQYGDLAVLWFDTPGKMTKEHSMALVNLVREHQPRCLINSRIGNGVGDYSSLGDMEIPPENVGGLWECVDTTNNSWSYAWYDQNWKSTKQIAKNVISVVARGGTYMLNIGPRSDGSIPVNAQESLLGAGKWIKSHAATIYGAQASPWEKAFSWGDVTVKGNKLYLHVFKWPSSGKIYLPGLSNSISEASIIGLSSQITIAKEGDWTVVNIPKIQPNDMIPVIQLNLKGELKVDHGLAFDGETPASLLSVFSKTKNCEVKQLRWMEKFGEWKHAEMVNGWSESSEVTWEVNLRKPGKYALEMTYSCDDKADFSEFEILTGLQAMTIQALDTGDRTPSKRMFGRGLLPRVRTLRLGVVEFDKAGKQKVIFKTKKGTFEGFNLKALELKKYQ, encoded by the coding sequence ATGAAAGAAAAAAACAAATATCACCTCCAGCTTGTGCTGGCGCTAATAATGGCCCTGCCATTTATGACGGCAAGAGCCGATGAAATAGCTGACAGCGCTATGGATAAACTTTGGGGAGAACGCCTCGAACTCGATGCCGGTGAACGCGGCTCCTGGTTCAAACAGGCAAAATATGCCATGTTTATTCATTGGGGCCTTTACTCAGAATTAGCGGGTGACTGGAAGGGAAAGACCTATTTTGGAATTGGCGAATGGATCATGAATAAGTATTTGGCGGGTATATCGGTTGATGATTACCGCGCTTTAGCAAAGGATTTCAATCCGGTAAAATTTGATGCCAAGGCATGGGTTAGCTTAGCTAAGCAGTCGGGCATGAAATATATTGTCATTACGGCTAAGCATCACGATGGTTTTGCCATGTATGGCTCAAAAGCGAGTTCATATAACATCGTTGATGCCAGTCCCTTCAAACGCGATCCGCTGAAAGAACTGGCAGATGAGTGCCGCAAGCAGGGCTTAGGCTTTGGCTTTTATTACTCTCAGTATCAGGATTGGAACGAAAAAGATGCCTATGGTAATGCATGGGACTTTAATCCTAAAGATGCTCAGTTTGATAAATATTTCAAAGAGAAGTGTGAACCACAGGTGAGAGAATTAGTAACTCAATACGGTGATTTGGCGGTATTATGGTTTGATACACCAGGTAAGATGACTAAAGAGCACTCAATGGCCTTGGTTAATTTGGTGAGAGAACATCAGCCCCGTTGCCTAATCAACAGTCGCATTGGTAATGGCGTTGGTGATTATTCATCTCTAGGTGATATGGAGATCCCACCCGAGAATGTCGGAGGTCTATGGGAATGTGTTGATACGACGAATAATTCTTGGTCCTATGCTTGGTATGATCAGAACTGGAAAAGCACGAAACAAATTGCTAAGAATGTAATTTCAGTGGTGGCCCGTGGGGGTACCTATATGCTCAATATCGGTCCTCGTAGCGATGGATCCATTCCTGTGAATGCTCAGGAATCTTTACTTGGTGCGGGCAAATGGATCAAAAGTCACGCTGCGACAATCTATGGTGCGCAAGCATCTCCTTGGGAGAAAGCTTTTTCATGGGGTGATGTAACGGTAAAAGGGAATAAGCTTTACCTCCATGTTTTCAAATGGCCAAGCAGTGGCAAAATTTATCTGCCTGGACTCAGCAACTCGATTAGTGAAGCTTCTATTATTGGTTTATCCTCTCAAATAACAATTGCTAAAGAAGGCGATTGGACCGTAGTCAACATACCGAAAATTCAACCCAATGATATGATACCCGTGATTCAGTTGAACCTAAAGGGTGAACTAAAAGTGGATCATGGACTTGCTTTTGATGGTGAGACTCCTGCTTCGCTCTTATCGGTTTTTTCGAAAACAAAGAATTGCGAAGTCAAGCAACTACGTTGGATGGAGAAGTTTGGTGAGTGGAAGCATGCCGAGATGGTGAATGGCTGGAGCGAGTCCTCTGAGGTGACCTGGGAAGTCAATCTTAGAAAGCCAGGTAAATACGCCTTGGAGATGACTTATTCCTGTGATGACAAAGCTGATTTTAGTGAATTTGAAATTTTAACCGGTTTGCAAGCCATGACGATCCAAGCCTTGGATACGGGCGATCGCACACCTTCCAAGCGCATGTTTGGACGAGGTCTTTTACCGCGTGTGCGAACACTTCGCTTAGGTGTTGTGGAGTTTGATAAAGCGGGTAAGCAAAAAGTCATATTCAAAACAAAGAAAGGGACTTTTGAAGGCTTTAACCTGAAAGCGCTGGAATTAAAAAAATACCAGTAA
- a CDS encoding sulfatase-like hydrolase/transferase translates to MIKTLIFTVVALTMTSQLSAAETASKKPNFMFIFADDQSYESIGAYGQLNIKTPNLDRLVKRGISFTHTYNMGAWGGAVCVASRAMLNSGRFVNRAEKGVKQYPHWSQIMNSAGYTTYMTGKWHVHGNPRFDVMKDVRGGMPNQTPARYKRTFKPELYESEWLPWDKRQQGFWRGGTHWTQVVADNTLTFFEKVKNDNKPFFMYLAFNAPHDPRQAPKEYVDMYPLDSIKIPENYMPEYPYAAEICGKKLRDEVLAPYPRTTYAVKRNRQEYYASITYMDHHIGRMLDALEASGKAENTYIIFTADHGLAAGHHGLMGKQSMYEHSMRPPFIVVGPGIKQNSKIDTPIYLQDAMATAIELAGVEKPAHVEFKSLMPLIKGEKTVQYDRIYGKYMNTQRMILKDDWKLIFYPHAAKKMRLFNIKNDPAEMNDLIDNPEYATKIQELKREFVELQKEMGDPLDVDKPGKLITWESQNKGYADKLTRHWAANKGHKNAATKSSKPRLDASVSASANTEGKHRPETLVDGNYGTKYFHGNPTFPASFVFSLKGSSMTATTYTIVSGNDMPERDPKSWELLGSNDGKNWTSLDKRTDEQFTSRLQARDFKVATGQAFSKYKLVVTESVKKSSGLQFAEVHLDTKPAASKAEY, encoded by the coding sequence ATGATAAAAACACTCATATTCACAGTAGTTGCACTGACCATGACAAGTCAGTTATCTGCCGCCGAAACAGCTAGCAAAAAGCCCAACTTCATGTTTATCTTTGCCGATGATCAAAGCTATGAATCGATCGGTGCGTACGGACAATTGAATATAAAAACGCCGAATCTTGACCGTTTGGTGAAACGTGGGATATCATTTACCCATACCTATAATATGGGAGCTTGGGGTGGAGCAGTATGTGTTGCCAGCCGGGCCATGCTCAACTCGGGTCGCTTTGTCAACCGAGCTGAGAAAGGTGTGAAACAGTACCCGCACTGGTCTCAAATTATGAATAGCGCCGGCTATACCACGTACATGACAGGTAAATGGCACGTACACGGTAACCCGCGTTTTGACGTCATGAAGGATGTACGTGGTGGTATGCCGAACCAGACTCCAGCACGCTACAAACGTACCTTTAAGCCCGAGCTCTATGAGAGCGAGTGGTTGCCGTGGGACAAAAGACAGCAAGGGTTTTGGAGAGGCGGGACCCACTGGACTCAGGTGGTGGCCGACAATACCCTGACCTTCTTTGAAAAGGTCAAGAATGATAACAAGCCCTTCTTCATGTACCTGGCCTTTAACGCGCCCCATGACCCTCGTCAGGCTCCGAAAGAGTATGTGGATATGTACCCGCTTGATTCTATCAAAATCCCGGAGAACTATATGCCTGAGTACCCGTATGCAGCAGAGATTTGCGGAAAAAAACTACGAGACGAAGTTCTGGCACCCTATCCGCGTACGACGTATGCCGTAAAACGAAACCGTCAGGAGTACTATGCCTCCATCACCTATATGGACCACCATATCGGGCGTATGCTGGATGCTTTGGAAGCGAGTGGAAAAGCGGAAAATACCTACATTATCTTTACTGCTGACCACGGTCTGGCTGCAGGCCATCACGGACTCATGGGCAAACAGAGCATGTATGAGCACTCCATGCGTCCTCCTTTTATTGTTGTCGGGCCGGGAATCAAGCAAAATTCCAAAATTGATACGCCAATCTACCTTCAGGATGCGATGGCTACAGCAATTGAGCTGGCTGGAGTGGAGAAGCCGGCACATGTGGAATTCAAAAGTCTGATGCCTTTGATCAAGGGAGAGAAGACGGTTCAGTACGATAGGATTTACGGCAAGTATATGAACACTCAGCGCATGATTCTGAAGGATGACTGGAAACTTATCTTCTATCCACATGCGGCAAAGAAAATGCGCCTTTTCAACATTAAGAACGATCCGGCTGAGATGAATGATTTAATCGATAACCCTGAGTACGCCACAAAGATACAGGAGTTAAAGAGAGAATTTGTTGAACTTCAGAAAGAGATGGGAGATCCACTCGATGTTGATAAGCCCGGTAAACTGATTACGTGGGAGTCACAAAACAAAGGGTACGCTGACAAATTGACGCGCCATTGGGCTGCGAATAAAGGGCATAAGAATGCTGCCACAAAATCATCAAAACCACGACTGGATGCGTCGGTCAGTGCCAGTGCAAACACTGAAGGCAAACACAGACCAGAGACACTGGTGGACGGGAACTACGGCACCAAATATTTCCATGGCAACCCCACATTTCCGGCCTCCTTTGTTTTCTCATTAAAAGGGTCGTCAATGACAGCAACAACATACACCATTGTCAGTGGCAATGACATGCCTGAGCGCGATCCGAAGTCATGGGAGCTTTTGGGCTCCAATGATGGAAAAAACTGGACGTCGCTGGATAAACGTACCGATGAGCAGTTCACCTCCCGTCTTCAAGCGCGAGATTTCAAAGTAGCCACTGGTCAGGCATTCAGCAAGTACAAACTTGTGGTTACAGAATCAGTTAAAAAGTCCTCTGGTCTTCAATTCGCCGAAGTACACCTGGACACAAAGCCAGCAGCTTCAAAGGCTGAATATTAA